The Pyrus communis chromosome 5, drPyrComm1.1, whole genome shotgun sequence region ATTAATTGAATGCTTTCCCTCCATATTTTATTCTCTCATGTTGAGTTTCCCTTACGCTGGCATGCACATGtctaattttcaatctttttttcttgcagGTTCGTTGGAGAACACCAGTCTAGCATGTGATGTTGCTGTTTTGTGCCTGAATAACGCTAGCTCTGATATCCATGATAATGTTGACCGTTGCGATATACTTGCTGCCATGATATTTCCTCTACTCCTTGTTCTGCCTAAGGTTGTTTCCTTTTTGTCTAAGACATCAAATTTAATCTACCATTCTCCATTTCTCCAGTTCTTGCACCGACAagttgaaattttattaaaagatTCATGTTTCACCGCGTACAGACACAAAGGttaaatttgaaggctttgGAATTAGCTAAGGAGGTAAAATGGCCACTTTTTGAGAATCTTGCTGGCGCAGCTTCCAGTACAGCAATTGTAAGTCATCTCGTTGTTAGCTCCACCATGCTTGCTCTCTTCAATTCTTTTCTTCAATTTACCATGAGTTGGGTAAAATGTTAAATAAGCTTTTAGAAAGCTGTGTGCTTTTGTATGGAGTGTAGTCTCTATTTCTATTTTGattactttgtttttatttttgagttatgCATGGTTATCTGGTAGTGGTAAGTGTAATTCATGTGAAATGAGTAACTCTGAAGTTGTAAACCTGAATATAGGCATCACAACCAGGAAGGCTGTCCTCAATTAACATGGACACCATTACTGGTCTGGCCAGCAAGTTCTTGTTGCACCCTGAAGAATTTATGCCGTGGCTTATTAATAGTGCTAATGCCTTCGAGCCGTCAAGGACACTTTTTTTCTTGGTGATGATGCAGACACTTGTTATTCAGAAGAACGGTAAGTTCTCTTTTTCCATTCTATATCaggaatcaatcaatcaattgcTCTCTTGTGGTGGACTTTTGAACCCTTTTTCTGtgttttcacttgtaaatataTGTATTGCCTATTGAATTCTGAAATGACTTCTCCCTACTTTTTGTACTTCTATTCTTTTAGCATAATTGCTGGTTTGTGTATCTTCTATGTCAATGTCTGTCCCTGTTGTTCTtgtcttcctctctcctttctGTTTTGGCACTTAAAGAAATTGATTCTAGTTTTGTTCTTTATGTGTCAGAATCTGCTGAAACTTTGGCCCTTTTCGAAATTGGGTTTCCTGCACTAAAGACCGAATGGGAAGCATTTGAGTCTGTATGTGATAGCTCTATAGAGGAGGTATGAGAAAAACTCTCTAGAGCTAGCCTGAAATTTCAACTTCCAAATCTTACATTGATGCTGATGAGCTTTGTTGTTCCATATTTTTGTAGTTCGATACAGAGTTGCTAAATTGGGATTGCAGAACATTCCTTGATAAGCTTGATTCCAATTTGAAATCATTAAATACAAATATTCTCCTATGCCTAGTTTGGAAGTTAATGAAGGCATTTTTGTCCGTGATGCCTGCAAATGTCTCCGTGGTAAGTGATTCCTTATGTGTCTGCTTCTTGAGACTAGTACGTTAAGTGGTCATGGATACCTCTTGTAAAACAATGGACATGGGGATCACATCTGTATCTATTCGTGTTGTTATCTCTACTAAATGtgatatatgtttttttaattattgcaGGATGATGATAAGAAGTGGGTTAGCTGGCTCAGGGACTTGTTTGTCTTTTTTTCAGTTTCTAAATTTAAGAAAGTTTTCAAAGAACACCGCCATTACCTTGTCACAAAGTGCAAGGTCTCTGCTGTTTGCTTCTTGCCCAAGTTTTTCACAGAAGAAGGTGAATTGCTCCCTTTCGATATATCTTCTGTGACTTTCTTTGGCTTTCCTTCTTTTGGAGCTTTTGATTCTTTGGCATTATTGTTACTCTGTATTTCTTTGCTCAAGGATCATCTTGAATTGACATATTGTGTGATTCACTTTACAGATGTTCCAGTTGCGGTCCAAGTTGAGAGTCTTAATTGTTTTACATATCTCTGTCGTCAACCAGAAGTTAGATTGCCAATCCAACTTCTTGCGGAATTTCCATCTGTTCTTGTTCCATTGGATAGTTATGATCAGGTACCTCGGCggtcttttctcttttcttattGTATTTTCCCTTGGCTGACTAGATGAAACTATGTGGAGTAAAACGGTTAATTGGTTAGCTGTTTACTTCCCTGTCaagtgtttttattattttctgcgTTTCATTATGCTATAAGCACAGGCAGTTAACTTCGTTTGCTGGGATTTATTCTCGGTTTGTGCCCTTCTTCCAGGATATAAGAAATGCTGCCATGAGCTGTATTGAGGGGTTACTCACACTTTGGGCTCATGTTGACTCTTCGAGCAAGAAAAATGGTATTACTTGGAATAAATACTTTTTACCCTTtcccattttgtttttataagtGCCTAACTGAGCTTGTAAAATGCCAGGAAACCATGCAACTTGGATACATTTTCTTGGTAAGCTTTTGGACTTGGTGGTTCAGCAAAAAAGACTCATCTTATCAGACAAAAACTTTCTTCCTTCCCTTTTGGCCTCTTCGCTCAGCCCATCCTACGAGAGCTTCATGTCACCAAAGAATATTGAGCTAAGGTGATatagtgtttttatttttgcctTTGTTTAACCACCACACTCAGCATCACTATTTCATCTTACACATTCATCTAGGATGAGCCTTGGTTTGTTGCTTCTAACTTGGCTGTTGAAGAAATTTGTCttcaattaatttcttccacGGTTGCATTTCTTATGAAAATGTTCGCTTTGTTATGTTGGTGATGCGGTTAATATGGTCTAAAGTTCATTGTCGAGCATGATAATAATACATTTTATTGTTAACTTTAACACGGAATTTTTTGTAGGGTTGATCAATCTACAAGAGAGAAGATTCTTGCTTTCATTTTAAATTCCGCCCTGAAACTGCCTGATTATGCAAAGGTTGTTTTTGATCTGCTGTTACCTTCCAAATCCTGCTCTTCTTCTAAATGCTTTTTGTTATAATTACTATTGTTTTTGAAAATTACCATCAGCTACATAGGAATTAACGGAGTTGATTGTTTCTGTCAGCTTTCAATTTTATCTTTGCTTAAAGGAATGGGCAATGCCATTTTACATGATAGAGAGATGAAGTCATTTTTATCACTGCTTTTGAAGAGACACAGTCAAGATTGTGTCTCCAGCCGTAGTTTGTCAAAAACTGAAGTTCAGATACTATGCCATCTACTGGAGGTAAGTCAACGATGTTCTCAAAGTTTTGTTTGACTTTATGCACACATACTTCATCTTACTTTTACTCTGTAATGAGAAACTTGGCTTCTTCCTATTCTAGAGTTGTGCTATGCCTTCTTCATCAGATAAGCATGTTTCAGAGGATCATTTGTTGGAGGCTTTGAAGGTGAGAAACTATCAACTAGATTGTTGTGCATCCTGGTCATCAATGTTAAATCCTTTAACCTTACATGTGTTGACATTACTTTTTGCTATTCTAGTTGGATGGTTTGGCTCCAGAAGACCCTGCTGTTATGCAGCCTTGTCTAACTGTTCTGCACAAGCTTAATGGTCAAATATACAGTGGGCTAGAGACAGAAATACAGGTTAACTTTTCTGTTTTTTAAGAATTATGCATGTATGATGTATGTTGCTTGGGCAACATCAATGAGCTCTTTTGATAATTTgttaatgtgtttatttatatTCAAAAGTATGAATTTGAAGTAAAGATTCGTCCGTAGGTCACTAacaagggtaaattacaaacaTGTGACACCTATGTTAGTTCTCATCGTTTTTCCCTGAATTCCCTTATCTCCAGACGTAGCCACTGAACATTGACATCCTGTGAATTGTTAAACTGTTCTTATTTGTCACTTCACTGAAGCGTAGAGATTTGTCCATAAATTGGAGATAGCAAATCCAGATAGGCTAAATTTGtcatcatttttttgtattGTGCAGGACCTTCTGTTTCGAagacttctttctttatttcGGAATGCTAATGGTGATATTCAAAACGAAACTAGAGCGGCGCTGCTGCGGTTAAATGTTTGTTCTTCCTTCTCTGCCTCtatctccttttttctttttcttttttgggttaattttgTGCTATTTGGTTTTGCTTTGCTTCATATGTTGTCAGACTAGCTAGTTTTGCCTGAAAAATGTGATGCTAGAGATTACTAATATATTTTTTGAACATTCAGCAAGTCTGTGATTGAGATTGGGTACTTTTTCTTGGAGTTGGTTTATGTTTAGTTCATTGAACCATTGTGCATAGCATACAACTCATTTGCATACGTTTGGATGTATCAGATTACCTGCTCTACTATCATTCGGACACTTGATTACATGGTTAAAGACAGAACTGGTTCAGTGCatggaaagaagaaaatgaaattagtaGGTCATCCGAAGTCCAGCCAGTCCCATGATTTGTCATGTAATGGAGAAAATGCGCTCTCTCTCCTTGGATCCCTCCTTGAAGTTTTGCTATTTAAGAAAGACATAGAGAACAGGTTGGTACTTTCTTATGCTACCACTGTTTTTAACAAACTAGAAAGTGAGGTTTTGATACCTTTTTAGACTAATTGCTTTCTATTTGTTTGTTGTAGGGATTCTCTTTTGGGGTCACTATTTAAACTTCTTTCCAAAACATTTTCCGATGAGTGGGTACACGGTGTTCTTGACCAGGATGAAAAGTGTATTCAAGTCCCTTCTAACAATTCTGACTCTTTGTCAAGCACAATAAGTTCCATACAACAGACATTGCTGATAATCCTAGAAGATATTTGTTCTTCTCTAACACATTCAGTTTCATTGGGGGTATGCTACGAtatttggaatttgaatttgtGTTTTAGAGATGCTGACCgtaccatatttttatagaGTTTAGTAGCCTgcatttctttaattttgtatcCTTTAATTTTGTGGCAGGATGACATATTACATGAGATTGATGTCAAAATGTTGGTTGAGTGCGCCCATTCTGCAAAAGATGGAGTTACTCGCAACCATGTATTTTCACTGATTTCCTCTATCACAAAGATTATTCCGGAAAAAGTTTTGGAGCATATACTGGATATTTTTACTGTTATAGGTGAAGCAGCAGTCACACAGGTTTGTTGATATACTTTACTGTTTTTAACTAGCTAATGTTGTGCCTTGCACTGTCAACTTCTGGCCTGAGTTCTACTCTCTCACTGTGTAGAATAGTCATGgtttatattttattgtgtAGATCGACAGCCATTCACAGCGTGTGTTTGAGGATCTTATATCTACAGTTGTACCATGCTGGTTATCTGGGTCAGGCAACAATGACAAATTGCTCCAGGtaattttttactgttttcAATGGTGAAGCTAGCAACTTGGACTGGGGGTTGATGTTTGTAACCATATTGTGATTTCATTGGCTCTTCAGATTTTTATCAATGTATTGCCTGAAGTTGCGGAGCATAGAAGGCTATCAATCATTGTATACCTACTGAGGTACTGTTGGTTTAAACATTTTTGAAATTCATcttattttcccttttttagGTTCCGCTTATGTTGTATGTTCATATGCAGGACCTTGGGAGAGGCAAATAGTTTGGCTTCATTACTTGTCCTTCTCTTCCGTTCATTGGTTACACGAAAAGGATTATTTTGCTTTGAAAGCATGCATACTTCAGATAGCTCCACAGCTTCATTACAGAGAGAGTGGGAATATTCTCTGGGTCTTCAAATATGTGAGCAATATTCATGCATGATATGGCTTCCCCCTTTGGTTTTGATGCTTAAACAAATAGGAGCTGGTATTCAGTCTCAAGAACTGTTTATCGAATTGTTAATTGCTATGCGATTCACCTTAAACAAATTGCAAGATCCAGAATTTGCCTTCAAGCTTGCATCGAGGGAAGATGCAGAAAAAATTCAGGTACTGATTTTTCACAAATAAGAGTTCAATATAAGAAGAATGTTAATTTACATAGGCTAATTAATAATGATGAGATCTGTTAAATTGATCAACGAATATCTTCCTTATTgttatgaatatttttttccttagaAATTAGTTGATATCTATGTTTTGGTATGTCCTTCGTTAAGGTTGAGCGACTATTTTCTGCTAAAATATGCAGGCTACGCTGGAAGAGCTCATGGAGCAGGTTGTCTCTATCCAGCAACTTGTCGATGCaacaaggaagaaaaggagtATCCATGTTTCTGTTAGGAAAGAGTTGAAGGAGTGCATGCATGCTGTATTAAGGACTATTACAGTGGTCATGATGCCCCAGACACACTTCAGTGGTATCACTAAGTTGCTTGGCCATACAGATAGAAATGTGGCAAAGAAGGTACTTATTGTATTCTACTTCTAGGACTTATAAATGTCTATATGCATGCATACGTATTTATGTGTATCTGTATATGTATTTGAAAACCTGAGTAGGATTTGGAGGCTGCTAAGTATCAATTACTGTAATATGTCATAGTTCAATTTAACTGAAGTGTGAGATATCATTGACAACTGAGTTAAACACCGATTTGTGTGATTGGATATTTTAGCACTTCTTGTTTCTGCTTTATGTTAGGTTGACAAAAttggaaatttgtaaaaaatgaTTTGGCCTGAAagtgtaaaaagtaaaagacTAAATCATAGTGCAAGAACTGGATACTTGATAATGATTTTCGTAGCAAGAAAACCTTGAAACAACTGGCTGAAAAGCAGATAGTAATGACCCTGTTCTGCGCCCAATGTGTAATCATGTCATGATATAGTTAGCAGTCGAATAGTGGTTCCTTGGTCTATTAATATTGTCTTTGCTTACAAGTGCCTTGTAATATCAATTATTCAATTTGCATTATGATAGGGAGTATTTTTTTCACATTAAGTTCAATTTTTGGGCAGGCACTTGGACTCTTGTGTGAAACAGTTAGGGAGCATGACATGGTCCGACCAAAGCAAAAACATAAATCCATTTCCAGTGATCGGTGGCAGCATCTGGACGAGAATTCTCTTGAATCGTTTCACAGTATGTGTTTGAAAATTGTTCAGTTAGTTGATGATTCATCAGATGATGTGGAAGTCTCCTTGAAGGTGGCAGCGGCTTTGGCTCTAGAAGTTCTGGCCCATAGGTTTTCTTCTAATCATTCCATCTTCATTGAGTGTCTACCATATGTAACAAAAAATATCAGTATGCACGACTTGGCAGTGTCCTCTAGCTGCCTTCAAGCAACTGGTGCTTTGATTAATGTGCTCGGGCACAGGGCACTATCTAAGCTTCCTCACATAATGGAAAACTTGGTTAGGATTTCTCGCAAAATATTTGTATCTTCAGATATGAAAACCATATCTGGTGTGGGTGGCATGGATATTGTGTTACAAATACCAAAGGAATCTCTTATTTTATCTATTCTAGTCACTTTGGAAGCTGTTGTAGTTAAGCTAGGAGGTTTCTTGAACCCCTATCTTGAAGAAATTACAAGAATTATGGTGCTTGATCTTGATTATGCGTCAGGGTCTGATCCAAAACTGAAAATGAAAGCTGACTCAGTTCGAAGGCTCATCACTGAGAATATCCCTGTAAGCATCTGAACAATGTTTTTATTGTATTATTGCTTATAGTAAAATGGGTTTTCCCCTTATTATGTCATCTCACGTAATATCAATTCCGGTTATGTTATCCAGGTTCGACTTGCCCTACCGCCCTTGCTGAAAATATACTCTAGTACGGTTGAGTCTGGTGATTTGAGCTTAGCAGTTTATTTTGGAATGCTGGAAAA contains the following coding sequences:
- the LOC137733723 gene encoding uncharacterized protein At3g06530-like; protein product: MATSIAAQLEAIKSVIQADTEPSGSSKKPFTRPSILFDAKEAADIDVHTIFSIALQGLEVLVSVDERFRIYKNDLFSQKSKDLDRELMGIEDNNRINASISSYLRLLSGHFELSSSIKTLEYLIRRYKIHVYNFEELILCGLPYHDTHIFVRIVQLINLRNSKWKFLDGVKASGAPPPRNVIVQQCIRDKGVLEILCNYASPSKKYRPSRTVIKFCMAVVIEVLGSATSVDSDVVKRILPLVASGLESGTKGHPENKAGALMIVGLLASKVTLSPKLVKSLIRSIAEIAREEAKESADLQLFRLSLMTLINLVQLQAVDMFPIKTLEIFMDIRDIAGILLGLFNEFNIDRFILVLLDSLVDYSSSNESCQLALISVLETIPSKSFVQHVVTKVLSSCLQNSQKITNSTSSISGSWVKKILIVLSKKYPSELRGAVQKFLDEKNVQTKKGGSVYETLGKMLDGDLDTSLAFSESKIWFGLHHPKADVRRRVLSALGTSVVLEAKATNPQSFVTIQDAILRQLHDDDLTVVRAALSVEKLSTIINSSNLVEALDNVLKRCFSILISSSLENTSLACDVAVLCLNNASSDIHDNVDRCDILAAMIFPLLLVLPKTQRLNLKALELAKEVKWPLFENLAGAASSTAIASQPGRLSSINMDTITGLASKFLLHPEEFMPWLINSANAFEPSRTLFFLVMMQTLVIQKNESAETLALFEIGFPALKTEWEAFESVCDSSIEEFDTELLNWDCRTFLDKLDSNLKSLNTNILLCLVWKLMKAFLSVMPANVSVDDDKKWVSWLRDLFVFFSVSKFKKVFKEHRHYLVTKCKVSAVCFLPKFFTEEDVPVAVQVESLNCFTYLCRQPEVRLPIQLLAEFPSVLVPLDSYDQDIRNAAMSCIEGLLTLWAHVDSSSKKNGNHATWIHFLGKLLDLVVQQKRLILSDKNFLPSLLASSLSPSYESFMSPKNIELRVDQSTREKILAFILNSALKLPDYAKLSILSLLKGMGNAILHDREMKSFLSLLLKRHSQDCVSSRSLSKTEVQILCHLLESCAMPSSSDKHVSEDHLLEALKLDGLAPEDPAVMQPCLTVLHKLNGQIYSGLETEIQDLLFRRLLSLFRNANGDIQNETRAALLRLNITCSTIIRTLDYMVKDRTGSVHGKKKMKLVGHPKSSQSHDLSCNGENALSLLGSLLEVLLFKKDIENRDSLLGSLFKLLSKTFSDEWVHGVLDQDEKCIQVPSNNSDSLSSTISSIQQTLLIILEDICSSLTHSVSLGDDILHEIDVKMLVECAHSAKDGVTRNHVFSLISSITKIIPEKVLEHILDIFTVIGEAAVTQIDSHSQRVFEDLISTVVPCWLSGSGNNDKLLQIFINVLPEVAEHRRLSIIVYLLRTLGEANSLASLLVLLFRSLVTRKGLFCFESMHTSDSSTASLQREWEYSLGLQICEQYSCMIWLPPLVLMLKQIGAGIQSQELFIELLIAMRFTLNKLQDPEFAFKLASREDAEKIQATLEELMEQVVSIQQLVDATRKKRSIHVSVRKELKECMHAVLRTITVVMMPQTHFSGITKLLGHTDRNVAKKALGLLCETVREHDMVRPKQKHKSISSDRWQHLDENSLESFHSMCLKIVQLVDDSSDDVEVSLKVAAALALEVLAHRFSSNHSIFIECLPYVTKNISMHDLAVSSSCLQATGALINVLGHRALSKLPHIMENLVRISRKIFVSSDMKTISGVGGMDIVLQIPKESLILSILVTLEAVVVKLGGFLNPYLEEITRIMVLDLDYASGSDPKLKMKADSVRRLITENIPVRLALPPLLKIYSSTVESGDLSLAVYFGMLENMIGRMDRSSVSGYHAKIFDLCLLALDLRRQHPASVQKIDDVEKIVFNAMIALTMKLTESLFKPLFIRSIDWAESDVEDIASMGNIPRAISFYGLVNKLAENHRSLFVPYFKYLVEGCVRYLTVAGDVNTSGSTRKKKAKIQEGKDNSILLGNWHLRALVLSSLHKCFLYDTGSLKFLDSSNFQVLLKPIVSQLVAEPPSSLEEHPDIPSVEEVDNLLVVCIGQMAVTAGSDLLWKPLNYEVLMQTRSDKVRTRILGLRIVKYLLEHLREEYLVFLPETIPILGELLEDVELPVKSLAQSILKDMETMSGESLREYL